In Phreatobacter aquaticus, a single genomic region encodes these proteins:
- a CDS encoding M23 family metallopeptidase, whose amino-acid sequence MAPSAVLGDEPPLAVDGSQRRGIEGRGINLRWFSGTVLTGLCGAGLMGGAVWAALENPTRPPAPAELMQPLARGPGTAADRITNTARKGDRLTPLADLFSTSKQTIRVSQTQTVGDREIIRVRPHTRVVANLIQSSSGDYDIPEFNPMRLLAGDQPERAEDPSEDNTDGEVTVVTKPIAGLQPAERAMMTLGTDEILARVREVSAQRDQPVTIALPIALSFGRQASDATADEGATNILRVAKQAAEAAAPNQAPPDRSAVAKSGDTVTVILMELGATRDDARLVATAFNRGGREITLREGQRVRVLFTAGQGGRQQPARVILMGERGPEAAVALSDEGRYVAMEDPTDAATIAQDSEDDDDSQGLRLYNAIYETALRQEIPKPIIDEMIRVFAHDVDFNRRVSPSDLFEVFYASDEEGTEAGRGDILYMALTASGETRRYYRFHSTADGIVDYYDENGKSARKFLIRKPIVSGQMRSEFGMRRHPVMGYFRMHSGVDWADRVGTPILAAGNGTVIKAAWSSGYGRRVEIEHANGYVTTYSHMSGFARGIEDGRRVRQGQVIGYLGSSGLSTGPHLHYEVMVNGRFVDPMRVRVPRGRELEGRMLADFRRERERVDNLMTRDRAEARVTAASPAPTQPAVVPASVRR is encoded by the coding sequence ATGGCGCCCAGCGCCGTGCTTGGCGACGAGCCGCCGCTGGCCGTCGACGGGTCGCAGCGTCGCGGCATCGAGGGACGCGGCATCAACCTGCGCTGGTTTTCCGGCACCGTCCTGACCGGGCTTTGCGGCGCCGGGCTGATGGGCGGCGCCGTCTGGGCGGCGCTCGAGAACCCGACGAGGCCCCCTGCCCCCGCCGAGCTGATGCAGCCGCTGGCGCGCGGGCCCGGCACGGCCGCCGACCGAATCACCAACACCGCCCGCAAGGGTGACAGGCTGACCCCGCTCGCCGACCTGTTCTCCACCTCCAAGCAGACCATCCGCGTCTCACAGACCCAGACGGTCGGCGACCGCGAGATCATCCGCGTCCGTCCGCACACCCGCGTGGTCGCGAACCTGATCCAGAGCTCCAGCGGCGATTACGACATTCCCGAGTTCAATCCGATGCGCCTGCTCGCCGGCGACCAGCCGGAACGGGCCGAGGATCCGAGCGAAGACAATACCGATGGCGAGGTGACCGTCGTCACCAAGCCGATCGCCGGACTGCAGCCGGCGGAACGCGCCATGATGACGCTCGGCACCGACGAGATCCTGGCGCGGGTTCGCGAGGTGTCGGCGCAGCGCGACCAGCCGGTGACCATTGCCCTGCCGATCGCCCTGTCCTTCGGCCGCCAGGCCAGCGATGCAACTGCTGACGAGGGTGCGACGAACATCCTGCGCGTTGCCAAGCAGGCCGCGGAAGCCGCCGCGCCGAACCAGGCGCCACCCGATCGGAGCGCGGTGGCCAAATCCGGCGACACGGTCACCGTCATCCTGATGGAGCTCGGCGCGACCCGCGACGATGCCCGCCTGGTGGCCACCGCCTTCAACCGCGGTGGCCGCGAGATCACGCTGCGTGAAGGTCAGCGTGTGCGCGTGCTGTTCACGGCGGGCCAGGGCGGCCGCCAGCAGCCCGCCCGCGTCATCCTGATGGGCGAGCGGGGACCGGAAGCCGCTGTCGCGCTGTCGGACGAAGGCCGCTATGTCGCGATGGAAGACCCGACCGACGCCGCCACCATCGCGCAGGATTCCGAGGACGACGACGACAGCCAGGGTCTGCGCCTCTACAACGCCATCTATGAGACGGCGCTGCGCCAGGAAATCCCCAAGCCGATCATCGACGAGATGATCCGCGTCTTCGCCCATGATGTCGACTTCAACCGCCGCGTGAGCCCGAGCGACCTGTTCGAGGTGTTCTATGCTTCGGATGAGGAAGGCACAGAGGCCGGGCGCGGCGACATTCTCTACATGGCGCTGACCGCAAGCGGTGAGACACGGCGCTATTATCGCTTCCATTCGACCGCCGACGGAATCGTCGATTATTACGACGAGAACGGCAAGTCGGCCCGCAAGTTCCTCATCCGCAAGCCCATCGTGTCCGGCCAGATGCGCTCCGAATTCGGCATGCGCCGCCACCCGGTCATGGGCTATTTCCGCATGCATTCCGGTGTCGACTGGGCCGACCGCGTCGGCACGCCCATTCTGGCCGCCGGCAATGGCACGGTGATCAAGGCCGCCTGGTCGAGCGGCTATGGCCGGCGCGTCGAGATCGAGCACGCCAACGGCTATGTCACGACCTATTCCCACATGTCAGGCTTTGCCCGCGGCATCGAGGATGGCCGGCGGGTCCGCCAGGGCCAGGTGATCGGCTATCTCGGCTCGTCCGGCCTGTCGACCGGGCCCCATCTCCATTACGAGGTGATGGTCAATGGCCGCTTCGTCGATCCCATGCGCGTACGCGTGCCGCGTGGCCGCGAGCTGGAAGGCCGGATGCTGGCCGACTTCCGCCGTGAGCGCGAGCGTGTCGACAATCTGATGACCCGCGACCGCGCCGAGGCGCGCGTCACCGCGGCTTCACCCGCGCCGACGCAGCCGGCAGTGGTTCCTGCGTCGGTCAGGCGCTGA
- the trmFO gene encoding methylenetetrahydrofolate--tRNA-(uracil(54)-C(5))-methyltransferase (FADH(2)-oxidizing) TrmFO produces MTQISPIHIVGGGLAGSEAAWQIAQAGVPVVIHEMRPVRGTDAHKTQDLAELVCSNSFRSDDAETNAVGLLHAEMRRMGSLIMAMGDANQVPAGGALAVDRDGFSAAVTAALEAHPLVTIERGEVAGLPPAAWDKVIIATGPLTSPDLAEAILKLSGETSLAFFDAIAPIVHFESVDMETAWFQSRYDKVGPGGTGADYINCPMDKAQYEAFIDALLAAEKTEFKEWEGTPYFDGCLPIEVMAERGRETLRWGPMKPVGLTNSHNPTVKAYAVVQLRQDNKLGTLFNMTGFQTKLKYGEQAKIFRMIPGLQNAEFARLGGIHRNTYLNSPKVLDETLRLKADPRIRFAGQITGCEGYVESAAIGGLVGRFAAAERLGRAIALPPVTTAHGALINHITGGHVTTIDEGPRSFQPMNVNFGLFPPLTEAAPNKGPDGERLRGNAKTQARKKVLSARAIVDLERWLGASGQVAAE; encoded by the coding sequence ATGACCCAGATCTCCCCCATTCATATCGTTGGCGGCGGCCTCGCCGGTTCGGAAGCCGCCTGGCAGATTGCCCAGGCCGGCGTGCCCGTGGTGATCCACGAGATGCGGCCAGTGCGCGGCACCGATGCCCACAAGACCCAGGACCTGGCCGAGCTGGTCTGCTCGAACTCATTCCGCTCCGACGACGCCGAGACCAATGCGGTCGGCCTGCTGCACGCCGAGATGCGCCGCATGGGCTCGCTGATCATGGCGATGGGCGACGCCAACCAGGTGCCTGCAGGTGGCGCGCTGGCCGTCGACCGCGACGGCTTTTCGGCGGCAGTGACGGCGGCACTGGAGGCTCATCCGCTGGTCACGATCGAGCGGGGCGAGGTGGCGGGCCTGCCGCCCGCCGCATGGGACAAGGTGATCATCGCGACCGGGCCGCTGACCTCGCCAGATCTGGCGGAGGCGATCCTCAAGCTATCCGGCGAGACCTCGCTCGCCTTCTTCGACGCCATCGCGCCGATCGTCCATTTCGAATCCGTCGACATGGAGACCGCCTGGTTCCAGTCGCGCTACGACAAGGTGGGTCCCGGCGGCACGGGTGCCGACTACATCAACTGCCCGATGGACAAGGCGCAGTACGAGGCCTTCATCGACGCGCTGCTGGCCGCCGAGAAGACCGAGTTCAAGGAATGGGAGGGCACGCCCTATTTCGATGGCTGCCTGCCGATCGAGGTGATGGCGGAGCGCGGCCGCGAGACGCTGCGCTGGGGGCCGATGAAGCCGGTGGGGCTCACCAACAGCCACAATCCGACGGTGAAGGCCTATGCGGTGGTCCAGCTGCGCCAGGACAACAAGCTCGGCACGCTGTTCAACATGACCGGCTTCCAGACCAAGCTGAAATATGGCGAGCAGGCGAAAATATTCCGGATGATCCCGGGCCTGCAGAATGCCGAATTCGCGAGGCTCGGCGGCATCCACCGCAACACCTATCTGAATTCGCCGAAGGTTCTGGACGAGACGCTGCGGCTGAAGGCCGATCCGCGCATCCGGTTCGCCGGCCAGATCACGGGCTGCGAGGGCTATGTGGAGAGCGCGGCGATCGGCGGGCTGGTCGGCCGGTTCGCCGCCGCCGAGCGGCTGGGGCGCGCGATCGCGCTGCCGCCGGTGACCACGGCGCACGGCGCGCTGATCAACCACATCACCGGCGGTCACGTGACCACGATCGACGAGGGGCCGCGCTCGTTCCAGCCGATGAACGTCAATTTCGGCCTGTTCCCGCCCCTGACGGAAGCCGCCCCGAACAAGGGGCCGGACGGCGAGCGGCTGCGCGGCAATGCCAAGACCCAGGCGCGCAAGAAGGTGCTGTCGGCGCGCGCCATCGTGGATCTCGAGCGCTGGCTTGGCGCCAGCGGCCAGGTCGCGGCGGAATAG
- the clpB gene encoding ATP-dependent chaperone ClpB, producing MNFEKYTERARGFVQSAQSLATREGHQQFAPDHLLKVLLDDPEGLCGGLIRAAGGQPQVALMQTEAALKKLPKVQGSGAGQLYLAPGTARVFTAAEQAAEKAGDSFVTVERMLLALALEKDTEAGKALASAGINPQGLNKAIEGLRKGRTADSASAENAYDALKKYTRDLTQAARDGKLDPVIGRDEEIRRTIQVLSRRTKNNPVLIGEPGVGKTAIVEGLALRVVNGDVPESLKDKQILALDMGALIAGAKYRGEFEERLKSILNEVTSAAGGIVLFIDEMHTLVGAGKADGAMDASNLLKPALARGELHCIGATTLDEYRKHVEKDAALARRFQPVLVSEPTVEDTVSILRGLKEKYEQHHQVRITDSAIVAAATLSNRYITDRFLPDKAIDLVDEASARLRMQVDSKPEELDEIDRRVIQLKIEQEALKKENDAASKDRLKKLEKELAGLEEESAALTARWKAEKDKLGAAADIKKKLEEARNTLAKAQREGDWAKAGELSYGVIPGLEKTLAETEKVSSQAMVEEAVTADHVAQVVSRWTGVPVDRMLEGEKDKLLRMEDEIGRRVVGQGEAVKAVSTAVRRARAGLQDPNRPIGSFMFLGPTGVGKTELTKALAEFLFDDETAMVRMDMSEYMEKHSVSRLIGAPPGYVGYDEGGALTEAVRRRPYQVVLFDEIEKAHPDVFNILLQVLDDGRLTDGQGRTVDFRNVLIIMTSNLGSELLVMQGEGEPVEQVRDGVMSIVRGHFRPEFLNRVDEIILFGRLQREQMGQIVEIQLKRLQKLLDDRKIVIELDAQAKSFLADKGYDPAYGARPLKRVIQKQVQDPLAEKILAGEVKDGDRVTVTAGADRLFFETSPQALAAE from the coding sequence ATGAACTTCGAGAAATATACCGAACGCGCCCGCGGTTTCGTGCAGTCGGCGCAATCGCTGGCCACCCGCGAAGGCCATCAGCAATTCGCCCCCGACCATCTTCTGAAGGTGCTGCTCGACGACCCCGAGGGTCTGTGCGGTGGCCTCATTCGTGCGGCCGGCGGCCAGCCGCAGGTGGCGCTCATGCAGACCGAGGCGGCGTTGAAGAAGCTGCCGAAGGTCCAGGGTTCGGGTGCCGGCCAGCTCTATCTGGCGCCGGGCACCGCGCGCGTCTTCACCGCGGCCGAACAGGCCGCCGAGAAGGCCGGCGACAGCTTCGTCACGGTCGAGCGGATGCTGCTTGCGCTGGCGCTGGAAAAGGACACCGAGGCCGGCAAGGCACTGGCGTCGGCCGGCATCAATCCACAGGGGCTGAACAAGGCGATCGAGGGCCTGCGCAAGGGGCGCACCGCGGATTCGGCCTCCGCCGAGAACGCCTATGACGCCTTGAAGAAATATACCCGCGACCTGACCCAGGCGGCGCGCGACGGCAAGCTCGATCCGGTCATCGGCCGTGACGAGGAGATCCGCCGCACCATTCAGGTCCTGTCGCGGCGCACCAAGAACAATCCCGTCCTGATTGGCGAACCCGGCGTCGGCAAGACCGCCATTGTCGAGGGTCTGGCGCTGCGCGTCGTCAACGGCGACGTGCCGGAGAGCCTGAAGGACAAGCAGATCCTGGCGCTCGACATGGGCGCGCTGATCGCGGGTGCCAAATATCGCGGCGAGTTTGAGGAGCGGCTGAAATCGATCCTCAACGAGGTGACCTCGGCTGCCGGCGGCATCGTGCTGTTCATCGACGAGATGCACACGCTGGTCGGCGCCGGCAAGGCCGATGGCGCGATGGATGCCTCCAACCTCCTGAAGCCGGCGCTTGCTCGCGGCGAGCTGCACTGCATCGGCGCGACCACGCTCGACGAATATCGCAAGCATGTGGAGAAGGACGCGGCGCTGGCCCGTCGCTTCCAGCCGGTGCTGGTGTCGGAGCCGACGGTGGAGGACACCGTCTCGATCCTGCGCGGCCTGAAGGAAAAGTACGAGCAGCACCATCAGGTGCGGATCACCGACTCGGCGATCGTGGCCGCCGCCACCCTGTCGAACCGCTACATCACCGACCGGTTCCTGCCGGACAAGGCGATCGACCTGGTGGACGAGGCCTCGGCCCGCCTGCGCATGCAGGTGGATTCCAAGCCCGAGGAGCTCGACGAGATCGACCGGCGCGTCATCCAGCTCAAGATCGAGCAGGAAGCGCTGAAGAAGGAGAACGACGCGGCGTCCAAGGACCGGCTGAAGAAGCTCGAGAAAGAGCTGGCCGGCCTGGAGGAGGAGAGCGCCGCGCTCACCGCCCGCTGGAAGGCGGAAAAGGACAAGCTGGGCGCTGCCGCCGACATCAAGAAGAAGCTGGAAGAGGCGCGCAACACGCTCGCCAAGGCGCAGCGCGAGGGCGATTGGGCGAAGGCCGGCGAACTCTCCTATGGCGTCATTCCGGGCCTCGAAAAGACGCTGGCCGAGACCGAAAAAGTGTCGAGCCAGGCGATGGTGGAAGAGGCCGTCACGGCGGATCACGTCGCGCAGGTGGTCTCACGCTGGACCGGCGTGCCGGTCGACCGGATGCTGGAGGGTGAGAAGGACAAGCTCCTCCGCATGGAGGACGAGATCGGCAGGCGGGTCGTCGGCCAGGGCGAGGCGGTGAAGGCTGTCTCCACCGCGGTGCGCCGAGCGCGCGCCGGCCTGCAGGATCCGAACCGGCCGATCGGCTCGTTCATGTTCCTGGGGCCCACCGGCGTCGGCAAGACCGAGCTGACCAAGGCGCTCGCCGAATTCCTGTTCGACGACGAGACCGCCATGGTCCGCATGGATATGTCGGAATATATGGAGAAGCATTCGGTGAGCCGGCTCATCGGTGCGCCTCCCGGCTATGTCGGCTACGATGAGGGCGGCGCGCTGACCGAAGCCGTGCGGCGTCGGCCCTATCAGGTCGTGCTGTTCGACGAGATCGAGAAGGCGCATCCGGATGTGTTCAACATCCTGCTGCAGGTGCTCGACGACGGCCGCCTGACCGATGGCCAGGGCCGCACCGTCGACTTCCGCAACGTGCTGATCATCATGACCTCCAATCTCGGTTCCGAGCTTCTGGTCATGCAGGGCGAGGGCGAGCCGGTGGAACAGGTCCGCGACGGCGTGATGTCGATCGTGCGCGGGCATTTCCGGCCCGAGTTCCTCAACCGCGTCGACGAGATCATCCTGTTCGGCCGCCTGCAGCGCGAGCAGATGGGCCAGATCGTCGAGATCCAGCTGAAGCGTCTGCAGAAGCTGCTCGACGACCGCAAGATCGTCATCGAGCTCGACGCCCAGGCGAAGAGCTTCCTTGCTGACAAGGGCTACGATCCCGCCTATGGCGCAAGGCCCCTGAAGCGGGTGATCCAGAAGCAGGTGCAGGATCCGCTGGCCGAGAAGATCCTCGCCGGCGAGGTCAAGGATGGCGACCGGGTGACGGTCACCGCCGGCGCCGACCGGCTGTTCTTCGAGACCTCGCCGCAGGCGCTCGCGGCGGAGTGA
- a CDS encoding MOSC domain-containing protein produces the protein MTEQSPRIAALYRYPVKGLSAEPLTEALLEKSRHFPGDRLFAIENGPSGFDAAAPEHQAKTKFLVLARQAALAKLRTRYDDVTGELSIVADEIEAARGDLSTAEGRSAIEAFFRMFLAKDLAGEPKVLVAPPAFRFMDSRSGFVSIINLATVRALEKETGMAIDPIRFRANVYIDGITAFSEFEWVGQEINLGGTRLKGLKRTERCAATTVNPATAVRDLMIPAFLMRTYGHADCGIYCEVTESGRIAVQDRLSVTGPAPSQS, from the coding sequence ATGACCGAACAATCCCCCCGTATCGCCGCCCTCTATCGCTACCCCGTCAAGGGCCTCTCGGCCGAGCCGCTCACCGAGGCCTTGCTCGAAAAGAGTCGCCATTTCCCCGGCGACCGCCTCTTCGCCATCGAGAACGGCCCCTCCGGCTTCGATGCCGCCGCCCCCGAGCACCAGGCGAAGACCAAGTTCCTGGTCCTCGCCCGGCAGGCGGCGCTGGCCAAACTCCGCACCCGCTATGACGACGTGACCGGCGAGCTGTCCATTGTCGCCGACGAGATCGAGGCGGCTCGCGGCGACCTTTCGACGGCCGAAGGGCGCTCCGCCATCGAGGCCTTCTTCCGCATGTTCCTGGCCAAGGATCTGGCCGGCGAGCCGAAGGTCCTCGTAGCCCCGCCCGCCTTCCGCTTCATGGATTCGCGCTCCGGCTTCGTCTCCATCATCAATCTCGCCACTGTCCGCGCGCTGGAGAAGGAGACCGGCATGGCGATCGATCCCATCCGCTTCCGCGCCAATGTCTATATCGACGGTATCACGGCCTTTTCCGAGTTCGAGTGGGTCGGCCAGGAGATCAACCTCGGCGGCACGCGCCTCAAGGGCCTGAAGCGCACCGAGCGCTGCGCCGCGACCACCGTCAACCCGGCGACCGCTGTCCGCGACCTGATGATCCCGGCCTTCCTCATGCGCACCTATGGCCATGCCGATTGCGGCATTTACTGCGAAGTGACCGAAAGCGGGCGCATTGCAGTGCAGGATAGGCTATCGGTCACGGGCCCCGCTCCATCGCAGTCGTGA
- a CDS encoding sterol desaturase family protein — protein sequence MSLIAEIPALGRDTMVVVRQREPRFAVLLYAALSAAFFLYALPTAGLFWTLFAVVLGIATMPVVEFVVHKYVLHILVLAKTPATAQFWDRVHYAHHMEPKDPTVILAHPASTVLLVGVIGTIAWAIGIQPAPMVGIAFALFAFYEVVHFACHMDYDFESHYFRMRRQAHAIHHYVDENRNFGITSSVADRLLGTIVGDKKELKRSPTVRNLGYTGAFADRYPYLKRPDAPTEDSSTTKSPQ from the coding sequence ATGTCCTTGATCGCAGAAATTCCGGCGCTTGGCCGCGACACCATGGTCGTGGTGCGCCAGCGCGAGCCGCGCTTCGCCGTGCTGCTCTATGCCGCCCTCTCGGCTGCCTTCTTCCTCTATGCCCTGCCGACCGCCGGCCTTTTCTGGACGTTGTTCGCGGTGGTCCTCGGCATTGCGACCATGCCCGTCGTTGAGTTCGTCGTGCACAAATATGTCCTGCACATCCTGGTGCTGGCGAAGACGCCGGCAACGGCCCAGTTCTGGGACCGCGTGCACTATGCCCACCACATGGAGCCGAAAGACCCGACCGTCATCCTGGCCCATCCGGCAAGCACGGTGCTGCTGGTTGGCGTCATCGGCACGATCGCCTGGGCCATCGGCATCCAGCCCGCCCCCATGGTCGGCATCGCCTTCGCGCTGTTCGCCTTCTACGAGGTCGTCCACTTCGCCTGCCACATGGACTACGATTTCGAGTCGCACTATTTCCGCATGCGGCGGCAGGCCCACGCGATCCATCATTATGTCGACGAGAACCGCAATTTCGGCATCACCTCGTCGGTGGCCGATCGCCTGCTCGGCACGATTGTCGGCGACAAGAAGGAGCTGAAGCGCTCCCCAACCGTGCGCAATCTTGGCTATACCGGCGCCTTCGCAGACCGCTACCCCTATCTGAAGCGCCCGGACGCGCCGACCGAAGACTCGTCCACCACCAAGTCGCCCCAGTGA
- a CDS encoding BaiN/RdsA family NAD(P)/FAD-dependent oxidoreductase, which translates to MSRAPTPHRVDVVVLGAGAAGMMAAIEAGRRGRKVLIIDHADEPGEKIRISGGGRCNFTNLGCSPKAFISDNPRFCISALTRYTQHDFIKKVDQHRIPWHEKTLGQLFCDGSAMEIIAMLREEMAEANVDLALETSIDAVEKTESGFALTLSGRAVTCKSLVVATGGKSIPKMGATGIGYDLARQFGLAIVEPRAGLVPLTFSPDLLHTLSPLAGIAADPAAVSSGKTRFEEAVLFTHRGLSGPAILQISSYWREGEAIEVALAPGTDVLGHMRKARSTYGRQAAQTALAEILPKRLAQVIVEDERITGNLADLSDKVLTKLADRVNAWKVVPNGSEGYRTAEVTLGGVDTRDLDQKTMEARSVPGLHFIGEVVDVTGWLGGYNFQWAWSSGWAAGQAV; encoded by the coding sequence GTGAGCCGCGCCCCCACGCCCCACCGGGTCGACGTCGTCGTGCTGGGCGCCGGCGCTGCCGGCATGATGGCCGCCATCGAGGCCGGCCGCCGCGGCCGCAAGGTGCTGATCATCGACCATGCCGATGAGCCCGGCGAGAAGATCCGCATTTCCGGCGGTGGCCGTTGCAACTTCACCAATCTCGGCTGCAGCCCGAAGGCCTTCATCTCCGACAATCCGCGCTTCTGCATCTCCGCGCTGACCCGCTACACCCAGCACGACTTCATCAAGAAGGTCGACCAGCACCGCATCCCCTGGCACGAGAAGACGCTCGGGCAATTGTTCTGCGACGGCTCGGCGATGGAGATCATCGCCATGCTGCGCGAGGAGATGGCGGAGGCGAACGTCGATCTCGCGCTGGAAACCTCCATCGACGCAGTCGAGAAGACCGAGAGCGGCTTTGCCCTGACGCTCTCCGGGCGGGCGGTCACCTGCAAGTCTCTTGTGGTCGCCACCGGCGGCAAGTCGATCCCGAAAATGGGCGCGACCGGCATCGGCTATGATCTCGCCCGCCAGTTTGGCTTGGCGATTGTCGAGCCCCGCGCCGGCCTCGTGCCCCTCACCTTCTCACCCGACCTCCTCCACACATTGAGCCCGCTCGCCGGCATCGCCGCCGATCCCGCCGCGGTCTCCTCCGGCAAGACGCGCTTTGAGGAGGCCGTGCTGTTCACCCATCGCGGCCTGTCGGGTCCGGCGATCCTGCAGATTTCGAGCTATTGGCGCGAGGGCGAGGCGATCGAGGTCGCGCTGGCGCCCGGCACCGACGTGCTCGGGCACATGCGCAAGGCCCGCTCGACCTATGGCCGGCAGGCGGCGCAGACGGCGCTGGCCGAGATCCTGCCGAAGCGGCTCGCCCAGGTCATCGTCGAGGACGAGAGGATCACCGGCAATCTTGCCGATCTCTCCGACAAGGTGCTGACCAAGCTCGCCGACCGGGTGAATGCCTGGAAGGTCGTGCCCAATGGCTCGGAGGGCTACCGCACGGCGGAGGTGACGCTTGGCGGCGTCGACACCCGCGACCTCGACCAGAAGACGATGGAAGCCCGCAGCGTTCCCGGCCTGCACTTCATCGGCGAGGTCGTCGATGTCACCGGCTGGCTCGGCGGCTACAATTTCCAGTGGGCCTGGTCATCGGGCTGGGCGGCCGGCCAGGCGGTGTGA
- a CDS encoding GIY-YIG nuclease family protein has product MPAYVYILRCRDGSYYVGSTRSEDVSRRLHEHQTGAYGGYTSTRLPVELVWSNGFERISDAVAFERQVKGWSRAKKEALIAGDWDRLPTLASRAKRQGSDG; this is encoded by the coding sequence ATGCCCGCCTACGTCTACATCCTGCGCTGCCGTGATGGCTCGTATTATGTGGGATCGACCCGCAGCGAGGATGTCTCGCGCCGGCTACATGAACATCAGACGGGTGCGTATGGCGGCTACACCTCCACGCGGCTGCCGGTGGAACTGGTCTGGTCGAACGGGTTCGAGCGGATATCCGACGCGGTGGCGTTTGAGCGGCAGGTGAAGGGCTGGAGCCGGGCCAAGAAGGAAGCGCTGATTGCCGGCGACTGGGATCGACTGCCGACGCTCGCATCGAGAGCGAAGCGGCAAGGCTCAGACGGGTAA